The Nocardia arthritidis genome has a window encoding:
- a CDS encoding molybdopterin molybdotransferase MoeA, whose product MTSRPVTSPARSVDDYRDSIERLLRPLAARAVRSAAVPEALGRQLATDVRSPIDLPVFRNSAMDGYAVRAASVVVAPVTLPVAGVVAAGAAGQTPLPAGAAMKVMTGAPIPPGADCVVPVEDVRAEGDSIVVERGRAAGEFVREAGADVRTGELLVRAGTALAPRHIAALAAVGLAEVPVFQPIRAAVITTGDELVPAATPLRPGQIYNSNGIALAAALIANGVEVVSVEHSTDDPGVFRRLLSAATSSADIVFTSGGVSKGDFEVVKDVLAPLGGQFGSVAMQPGGPQGLTVVDGVAVLSFPGNPVSTMVSFEVLARPILRALAGLPPVPGHELPLRNAIRSPEGRRQFLRGTLERGGPHADPVAVAVASGPGSHLVAGMAWADVLIDVPAEVTSLPIGATVRVWTL is encoded by the coding sequence ATGACTTCTCGGCCAGTTACCTCCCCGGCCAGGTCGGTCGATGACTACCGCGACAGCATCGAGCGGCTGCTGCGGCCGCTCGCCGCGCGCGCGGTGCGCTCGGCCGCGGTGCCCGAGGCGCTGGGCAGACAGTTGGCGACGGATGTGCGTTCACCGATCGACCTGCCGGTATTCCGCAATTCGGCGATGGACGGCTACGCGGTGCGCGCCGCGTCGGTGGTGGTGGCGCCGGTGACGCTGCCGGTGGCCGGGGTGGTCGCGGCGGGCGCCGCCGGGCAGACGCCGCTGCCCGCGGGCGCGGCGATGAAGGTGATGACCGGCGCGCCGATACCGCCCGGCGCCGATTGCGTTGTCCCGGTGGAAGATGTTCGCGCCGAAGGGGATTCGATCGTCGTCGAGCGCGGTCGCGCGGCAGGCGAATTCGTGCGCGAGGCGGGCGCCGATGTGCGGACCGGCGAGCTGCTGGTGCGCGCCGGAACGGCGTTGGCGCCGAGGCATATCGCGGCGCTCGCGGCGGTCGGGCTCGCGGAAGTTCCCGTCTTCCAGCCGATTCGGGCCGCGGTGATCACCACCGGCGACGAACTCGTCCCCGCCGCAACACCATTGCGTCCCGGCCAGATCTACAATTCCAACGGCATCGCGCTCGCCGCGGCGCTGATCGCGAACGGGGTCGAGGTCGTCTCCGTGGAGCACAGCACCGACGATCCCGGCGTCTTCCGCCGATTGCTTTCCGCCGCGACGAGTTCCGCCGATATCGTGTTCACCTCCGGCGGCGTGTCCAAGGGCGATTTCGAGGTGGTCAAGGACGTATTGGCGCCGCTCGGTGGGCAATTCGGCTCGGTCGCGATGCAGCCGGGCGGGCCGCAGGGGCTCACCGTGGTGGACGGCGTTGCGGTGCTGAGCTTTCCGGGTAATCCGGTGAGCACCATGGTGTCGTTCGAGGTGCTCGCCCGCCCGATACTGCGCGCGCTCGCCGGACTGCCGCCGGTGCCCGGCCACGAGCTCCCGCTGCGCAATGCCATCCGCTCGCCGGAGGGGCGCAGGCAGTTCCTGCGCGGCACGCTGGAGCGCGGCGGACCGCATGCGGATCCGGTGGCGGTGGCGGTGGCCTCCGGGCCCGGATCGCATCTCGTCGCCGGTATGGCCTGGGCGGATGTGCTGATCGATGTGCCCGCCGAGGTCACCTCGCTGCCGATCGGCGCGACTGTGCGAGTCTGGACACTATGA